In Carassius gibelio isolate Cgi1373 ecotype wild population from Czech Republic chromosome B19, carGib1.2-hapl.c, whole genome shotgun sequence, one DNA window encodes the following:
- the LOC127979211 gene encoding E3 ubiquitin-protein ligase RING2-A produces the protein MMTNPVSVQTLSKTWELSLYELHRTPQEAIMDSTEIDVSPRSLHSELMCPICLDMLKNTMTTKECLHRFCSECIVTALRSGNKECPTCRKKLVSKRSLRADPNFDALISKMYPSRDEYEAHQDKVLEQLSRLHNNEALSSSIEQGLRMQARHRAQRVRKLHPESENATLSGGEDEVSQDTSCAAEPGPSRTRRASDDSGAEAEAPAPAPQRSEIELIFCPHPLLVSRQQYSQTRYVKTTAKATVDHLSKYLALRVALEEGSSGTPEGALRDVSEKQFTIYISTAAGQFTTLNGSLTLELVNQKFWKLCKPLELFYAPTDQSQTPPLPQVDDQSPAQSALA, from the exons ATGATGACGAACCCAGTCAGTGTTCAGACCCTCAGTAAGACATGGGAGCTGAGTCTGTACGAGCTGCACCGGACAccgcag GAGGCCATCATGGACAGCACGGAGATCGACGTGTCTCCCAGAAGCCTCCACAGCGAGCTGATGTGTCCCATCTGTCTGGACATGCTGAAGAACACCATGACCACCAAAGAGTGTCTGCATCGCTTCTGCTCCGAGTGCATCGTCACCGCGCTCCGATCGGG gaATAAAGAGTGTCCCACCTGCAGGAAGAAGCTGGTGTCCAAGCGCTCTCTGCGGGCCGACCCTAACTTCGACGCGCTGATCTCGAAGATGTACCCGAGCCGTGACGAGTACGAGGCGCATCAGGACAAGGTTCTGGAGCAGCTGAGCCGCCTGCACAACAACGAGGCTCTGAGCAGCAGCATCGAGCAGGGTCTGCGCATGCAGGCCAGACACAG AGCTCAGCGTGTGCGTAAGCTGCATCCGGAGAGCGAGAACGCCACGCTCAGCGGCGGTGAGGACGAGGTCTCTCAGGACACCAGCTGTGCTGCGGAGCCGGGCCCCAGCCGCACCAGGAGAGCGTCGGATGACTCCGGGGCCGAGGCCGAGgctcctgctcctgcgccgcagCGCTCCGAGATCGAGCTCATATTCTGCCCTCACCCCCTGCTGGTCAGCCGCCAGCAGTACAGCCAGACACG ATACGTCAAAACCACAGCCAAGGCCACGGTGGACCACCTGTCGAAGTACCTGGCTCTGCGTGTGGCTCTGGAGGAGGGTTCGAGCGGCACGCCGGAGGGAGCTCTGCGGGACGTCAGCGAGAAGCAGTTCACCATCTACATCAGCACCGCGGCGGGACAGTTCACC ACTCTGAACGGCTCGCTGACGCTGGAGCTGGTCAACCAGAAGTTCTGGAAGCTCTGCAAGCCCCTGGAGCTCTTCTACGCCCCGACAGACCAGAGCCAGACGCCTCCGCTGCCACAGGTGGACGACCAAAGCCCAGCACAATCAGCTCTGGCCTGA